GTTCCTATACAAAGTCTTACTGCGAATCCAAtctatcaaaaaagaaagagctgATGGAATCTTCAGAAACTGGAAAATGGAAGCACTCTTTCCTCTACTTGGTCTCCATATCTTTATTACTGCACCTTCTTCACGACCTCATACCGCACAGATTACTACTGGGCAACGACATCGTTCGAGTCAAGAAAAATCCAGATCTTCCCCTCCGGTTCCGCTACGACGGTACCTTCAAAATCCTCCAGGTCCGTCACCTCTTCATTTTCCCTCTCCTACAATTCTTACAACCAGAGCTTGAtattttctctccctctctgtttttttttttttttttttttaaatattaatttggttaTGGATTTTAATTTGTGGCGGAATTAAGGTGGCAGATATGCATTATGGCAATGGAATGATAACTCGATGCCGAGACGTGTTGGAGTCTGAGTTCCAGTATTGCTCCGATCTCAACACGACTAGATTTCTCAAAAGAATGCTCGAGGTCGAAAAGCCTGATTTCATTGCCTTTACAGGTAattctctcttttaatttttccttaTAAATTTTGGTACTTTGACCGAACATCTTATCTTGCTATTGATTTTCGTTGATCTTTGCACTGTATATATTTGTACGCGAATCACAATGTTACCATTAGTGATGTGGTGGTTATTGAAGTAAGTAGTCAGATTCAAGCTTTTACTAGATCGTGGTTGTAACATGGGAGAAAACAAGTTCATATGTAtgtagacacacacacacacacacacacacacacacacatatatatacacagtaaTAAAACCATTGAAGGCGATCTCATTAAATTTTTGGTAGTAAGTGGCTTAGAGCTACTTAGATTGGCTTTGGAGTAAACTTTGATTACTTCCAGACTCAAAGGGATGGTAATGACAAAAGCACTGCCAATAAACCTAAAATATgggaagaaaggagaaaaatggatatttcttttgataaattgGAGAAATATGATTAAGCCCAAAAATTTCTTCATGTACCTACCAATATACCCACGTATCTCTTTTatgaattgaaatttcaaattatagCAAAAAACTTTTTGAAGTTGGATCTTCATAAGATTGATGACTCAGTATTTTCACACCTTCAATTTAGCGATCAGCTCATGTTAATGATATCTCCTTTTGTGcaccttaattaatttatgaccCAGCATAGCCGCAACATATTCCTTTCCAGTTTTATCAATGCCTGTCTTAGCCACATCTTTTAGCTGCACAGAATTCCATTTGactccttttttcctttttcttttctttcaagatatataattttttttttttttgggggggttcTCCCtaaagcttttttattttttttttgctggcAATGTTCAGTCATGTTTAATAAGGTAGTTAACATACTTCCATTCTTGGAGATAAACATCTGTGGTGGAGATTGGtgagtttctctctctctctctaaagcaTTTAGTTTTTGTAATCAGGAGACAACATATTTGGGCCAAGCAGTACCGATGCTGCCGAATCCCTATTTAAAGCCTTTGGTCCTGCCATGGAATCCGGACTTCCATGGGCAGCAGTTTTAGGAAACCATGACCAGGAATCTACAATGAATCGTGAGGAATTGATGTCTTTCATCTCCCTCATGGATTATTCTGTTTCACAAGTCAATCCATCAGCTGAAGATCTCTCTAGTCCTGTTAAAGATGGCATGGTGACAAACATTGATGGGTTTGGAAATTATAATCTGAGAGTATATGGTGCCCCAGGTTCGCATCTGGCAAACAACAGCATCcttgatcttttctttcttgacaGTGGAGACAGGGAAGTTATTCAAGGAGTTCGAACTTATGGATGGATTAAGGAATCCCAACTTAGTTGGCTTCGTAGCATTTCTCATGAATCCCAGGTATAAATAACTGAACAATGCCAATGCAATTAAGGCATACCGGGGCTACAATCTCACACTTCACTGATTCATTTCACTCTAATTGTGATGGATataaaaatgaggaaaaaactaagagcactagtagtggacTTAACAAAGTTATATTTTGGCCAAAGTTTAACTAGattgtataaaaattgtataaaaactcattgtagtggactcaacaaagttacaatatttttaactttgataATTTTCACTAGCCAAATCTGTTGAGTCTAAGTTgctggccaaatattattttggcataaaaaattcCCTCTCTCGTTGCTATTCGTTTCGCACGAGCTCACAACTCCAGAAAACTCCTCTTCGTCTCAAAAGCACGAAGCACCCAAATCCCCAATTCAACCATAGAAGGCGGCCTGTCTCCATCAGTCATCATTTCAATGACATGGCATCATTTTGTTGGAGTGCTTCAAGTTCTAGTTCTgcaatattataattagttgattctaattttttcttttaaaatataatatcaacgttagaaaattaatgtgtacttttttaataacgaataaatattcaaattacaattagaattaaaataaatgaaaatttcaaaattaatattttaatagaatagtgatagatttggagagtctattatttggtgttgttaaatgtggctagctaaatttataaaagtgaattctctagctaaattttggccaaactttATTGAATCCACTACTAATACTCTAAGACTTGGTTTCTGAAGAGTTAAAGACTATATCTGGAAAAGTGGTGGTTTTTTTAGATTTCCTAATGGACCCAAAAAGTGATCTTGTGATGCTATGTTCTTTCAATCCCATTCTTTCTCAGAAACGCAGTCAAACACATCTGAATGTCCTTCTTTTAATCCCACATGGGggatgttttagatttagattttattaaCATGTAGCAGGTCACACACTAACAGGGCCAAAAGCAGAATAGTGATCAATCTGCAGATGCTTTTCCCACAGCTACATCCCCAGCACTGGCATTTTTCCACATCCCAATTCCAGAAATTCGGCAGCTGTACTACAACAAGATTGTAGGCCAATTTCAGGACGCTGTGGCTTGCTCGTCAGTGAATTCGGGAGTCTTACAGACCCTTATCTCCATTGGAGATGTGCAGGCTGTCTTCATGGGCCATGATCATAAGAATGATTTTTGTGGGAATCTAGATGGTATTTGGTTTTGTTATGGTGGAGGATTTGGATACCATGGTTATGGGAAGGCTGGGTGGCCAAGGAGAGCAAGGGTCATATTGGCTGAGCTTGGGAAGGGAGACAAGTCCTGGATGGGAGTGAAAAGGATCAAGACATGGAAGCGTCTTGATGATGAGAAGCTGAGCAAGATTGATGAGCAAGTCCTGTGGGTCCACCAGCCATCGTGATGACTCCAACAGGTACTGGAATGTTGTAATGGCATCCCAAAATGTTGTATATCCGgtgttgtaaaaattattttgaccaGAAAACTCCCTGTGCCACTATACCATATTCTTTAAgcaatttaagataaaaattaaatcagcTGGATGTGAGAAGGTTTAAGTGTGGTATCCTTAAGTTTTAGTTTGTTTCAGTTTTactttaccaaaaaaaaaaaaaaagaaagaaaaagaaaaagcttgcTTGATTGTTCTTGTTGACATCAGAATACTTTTGGTTGCTAGTTTGATTGGTAGCTAACAGGTTCACATAACTCGGACGATTGCCATATCAGGCATCCTCATTGGATGGCATCGCCCTGCAGcgaataatatttcaaatttttacatttgTTACCATTCTGAAATTATAATGCAGGTTTCCTGCAGTCCATTTTTCATCTGTCACCAGCCTGGTTGGTAGCCTCCAAGGCACCAGGTTTGACACTCTTCTTATTATCAAACGAGTTTCAAATATGAACTGTGAATGTTATGCTTAATTGTTTGTGTCTTATTTTGTTGTAAAGAATATAAATCAACGGAGAAACTAAAAAATACAGAAGAAAACATAGTTGAGTTGTCGAATATGCATATATTGGCTCCTGTTACTCCCTCAAAAGGGACACTTCTTAGTACTATTGTGGGATAAACAGTTCGATATCAAGCATGAGTTGTCTAATACACAGGTAAATTTTGCTTGTGTTCAGCTAATGGAATAACGGTAACCATTTGAATCCATGCACTTCACATTCCCATAATTGAAAAAAAGGCGACATGAGCAAGTTCTCCTGGTGCTATTGCTACTGAGCTCAGAGAATAATGCTGAAATTGCAATGGCATACGATTTATAGAATTGTTGGGTATGTTAATAATCATCTTGTTCATAATCATAAACCCTAATGCTGACCTTCTATGGGATGGATAAAAATCCTCTTCAGCATATAAAAATACGAGATGGGCACCAAACTTTGGATAAAAGTCATCGGGatttatattttcttggaagcatatattcataaaatattgttttaacaATATGGAAAGTTACACACCACCTCTTCAAAACTATTGCTCTTTTTtgcattttaataataataaaaaaaaaaactaaaaaaactatcaaaatcTTTACTTTGTCCCCCAATTTGAAACACAAGTTGCAGTATTTAAGGTggtttgtgaagaaaaaaaagaaatgtgacATGATCTTAAtggatatatattgaaaaaaaattatagtgtgATATGATCTTAATGGTTATAATGTGATATGATTTTAATAAGTGGTAGATTTTCTATACATTTCTCGAACTAAtctgatttgatttttatcCACAGATTGCCATGTAGGATCAAAAGTAGTAATACGGCTAAAATCGTCATTTCAGTCTTAATACGATTGTCTAACaattattatgtttaaaaatttataataggGAGCTTgatgatttattaaattattttattcttaagttggtatgtaaaatattataatattttaaattatttaaatgttaCTATTTGTACTACTATGCCGTCCAAATTTGACCACTAGATGTGATCCTAGTGCAacttgcacttttttttttgttttttcttttcaacatttttcaaatatctttaaatatttttaaaaaattaaaaaataaataaatacagtaACAGtcaattatttaatcattaagtaagaaaaattaaaaaataaaataaaatatatgaacaatcAAATTGAGCGGATAAACTTAAGTGATATAATATCATTGTcctttgatttataaaatttaaatgttaaaataaattatatcatataaacaatTATATCAACACTTTCGACtatttgaaaaaggaaagaaaatggcGGCAACCAGTGACGAAGAAATGGATTCCCTGCTCTCCAATTTCGGTAAGATCT
This genomic interval from Juglans microcarpa x Juglans regia isolate MS1-56 chromosome 4D, Jm3101_v1.0, whole genome shotgun sequence contains the following:
- the LOC121261089 gene encoding probable inactive purple acid phosphatase 28 isoform X1, which gives rise to MESSETGKWKHSFLYLVSISLLLHLLHDLIPHRLLLGNDIVRVKKNPDLPLRFRYDGTFKILQVADMHYGNGMITRCRDVLESEFQYCSDLNTTRFLKRMLEVEKPDFIAFTGDNIFGPSSTDAAESLFKAFGPAMESGLPWAAVLGNHDQESTMNREELMSFISLMDYSVSQVNPSAEDLSSPVKDGMVTNIDGFGNYNLRVYGAPGSHLANNSILDLFFLDSGDREVIQGVRTYGWIKESQLSWLRSISHESQGQKQNSDQSADAFPTATSPALAFFHIPIPEIRQLYYNKIVGQFQDAVACSSVNSGVLQTLISIGDVQAVFMGHDHKNDFCGNLDGIWFCYGGGFGYHGYGKAGWPRRARVILAELGKGDKSWMGVKRIKTWKRLDDEKLSKIDEQVLWVHQPS
- the LOC121261089 gene encoding probable inactive purple acid phosphatase 28 isoform X2, which produces MEALFPLLGLHIFITAPSSRPHTAQITTGQRHRSSQEKSRSSPPVPLRRYLQNPPDMHYGNGMITRCRDVLESEFQYCSDLNTTRFLKRMLEVEKPDFIAFTGDNIFGPSSTDAAESLFKAFGPAMESGLPWAAVLGNHDQESTMNREELMSFISLMDYSVSQVNPSAEDLSSPVKDGMVTNIDGFGNYNLRVYGAPGSHLANNSILDLFFLDSGDREVIQGVRTYGWIKESQLSWLRSISHESQGQKQNSDQSADAFPTATSPALAFFHIPIPEIRQLYYNKIVGQFQDAVACSSVNSGVLQTLISIGDVQAVFMGHDHKNDFCGNLDGIWFCYGGGFGYHGYGKAGWPRRARVILAELGKGDKSWMGVKRIKTWKRLDDEKLSKIDEQVLWVHQPS